Proteins from one Desulfonema limicola genomic window:
- a CDS encoding murein hydrolase activator EnvC family protein — MFYFFKTIFKIIGFILILNFTFIIPAGAETQKIDRLKQDAASIDKQIKKNKDKLKDFTKKEADVVDTLNEVDISINQARKKASAFHKNLTDLEKKIQSVQNQFNDLQTQIETNEIYVSKRISGLYKLNRLGKLHILINADSIIDFCQRKRALEQILDYDNQIINNLKARKIESMKMADLLAEQRQEYIILEKDYQTQVRLLSHQQQQRKKLLAGIREKKSLAKASLDSLRRSAKQLDQKIKSLQDLRQENKKKSSAGSFKAFKGLLKMPVKGKIISSFGLYKNTEFNVMNIQSGIDIKADRGSPVHSVMEGEVIYSSWFKGYGNMIIIDHGDHYYTLYAHVEELYKKKGDKVITDEVIATTGDSGSMSGPGLHFEIRHHGKPVDPVKWLKKS, encoded by the coding sequence ATGTTTTATTTCTTTAAGACAATTTTTAAAATCATAGGCTTTATCCTTATATTAAATTTTACATTTATAATACCGGCAGGAGCTGAAACCCAAAAAATTGACAGGCTTAAACAGGATGCTGCCAGTATTGACAAACAAATAAAAAAAAATAAGGACAAGCTCAAAGATTTTACCAAAAAAGAAGCAGATGTGGTTGACACTCTTAATGAAGTGGATATATCAATTAATCAGGCAAGAAAAAAAGCATCAGCATTTCATAAGAACTTAACTGATCTTGAAAAAAAAATTCAATCTGTGCAAAATCAATTTAATGATCTGCAAACACAGATTGAAACAAATGAAATATATGTATCCAAAAGAATTTCAGGTCTTTATAAGCTAAACCGTCTGGGAAAACTGCATATTTTGATAAATGCTGATTCTATTATTGATTTTTGCCAGAGAAAAAGGGCATTGGAGCAAATCCTGGATTATGACAATCAAATAATAAATAATCTTAAGGCCAGGAAGATTGAATCCATGAAAATGGCTGATCTGCTTGCTGAACAAAGGCAGGAATATATAATCCTGGAAAAAGATTATCAAACCCAGGTTCGTTTGTTAAGCCATCAGCAGCAGCAGCGCAAAAAATTGCTGGCAGGTATCAGGGAAAAGAAATCTCTGGCAAAAGCTTCCCTTGATTCCCTGCGCAGGTCTGCAAAACAACTGGATCAAAAAATAAAATCATTACAGGATTTAAGACAGGAAAATAAAAAAAAATCATCTGCCGGTTCATTTAAAGCTTTTAAAGGCTTGCTAAAAATGCCGGTAAAAGGTAAGATAATATCATCTTTTGGCCTGTATAAAAATACTGAATTTAATGTAATGAACATTCAAAGCGGCATTGATATTAAAGCAGACCGCGGGTCCCCTGTACACTCTGTAATGGAAGGCGAGGTTATTTATTCAAGCTGGTTTAAGGGCTATGGGAATATGATTATTATAGACCATGGAGATCATTACTACACACTATATGCACATGTTGAAGAATTGTATAAAAAAAAAGGCGATAAGGTAATAACAGATGAGGTTATCGCAACAACAGGAGACAGCGGCTCCATGAGCGGGCCTGGGCTTCATTTTGAAATACGTCATCATGGGAAACCGGTTGATCCGGTGAAATGGCTAAAAAAAAGCTAA
- a CDS encoding S41 family peptidase, producing MSYISKRHGKLCLAIISIILFCVIGSGFYRDISAGDKETYKGLKMFADVIDLVEKNYVDEVDAKELIQKAIQGMVSSLDPHSQLLPPEAFEELQIDTKGEFGGIGIVITMQKGLLTVISPIEGTPAHKAGVKAGDIIVKVDGEYTKDMMLWEAVKKMRGPQGESVIITIVREGLAEPVDFNLVRDIIPIESVRYMSLQPGYGYIRISNFQDNTTSDLRAALKKLESSKVSLKGLIIDLRDNPGGLLNQAIEVSDLFVEQGDIVSIKGRQTKHTKIFKAHADINKHDYPIVVLINGGSASASEIVAGALQDHKRALILGTTSFGKGSVQTVETLKDGYGLRFTIARYYTPSGRSIQAQGIVPDIEVKYELMTDEKDKEDRILKEKDLKNHLDAEPFSDKKKLNEAGKDKKDTQDLNQTTTETRYGPLDPESLHSDSQVMRALDILKSYHIFSEIRG from the coding sequence ATGTCTTATATCAGCAAAAGGCATGGGAAATTATGCCTGGCAATCATTTCTATTATTTTATTTTGTGTTATTGGCTCAGGTTTTTACCGGGATATTTCAGCAGGTGATAAAGAAACATACAAAGGTCTTAAGATGTTTGCAGACGTTATTGACCTGGTAGAAAAAAACTATGTTGATGAGGTTGATGCAAAAGAACTTATTCAAAAAGCTATCCAGGGAATGGTCAGCAGCCTTGATCCCCACTCTCAACTGCTTCCCCCTGAAGCATTTGAAGAACTCCAGATTGATACCAAAGGTGAATTTGGAGGCATTGGTATTGTGATTACCATGCAGAAAGGGCTTCTTACAGTTATATCACCCATTGAAGGAACCCCTGCCCATAAAGCAGGAGTTAAAGCAGGTGATATTATTGTCAAGGTAGATGGTGAATATACCAAAGACATGATGCTTTGGGAAGCTGTTAAGAAAATGAGAGGCCCCCAGGGAGAGTCGGTAATTATTACTATTGTAAGAGAAGGTTTGGCAGAACCTGTTGATTTTAACCTGGTGCGTGATATTATACCTATTGAAAGTGTACGTTATATGTCATTACAGCCTGGATACGGTTATATAAGGATCAGCAATTTTCAAGACAACACAACCTCAGACCTTAGAGCAGCTCTTAAAAAACTTGAATCCTCAAAGGTTTCTTTAAAAGGTCTTATTATTGATCTCAGGGATAATCCAGGCGGGCTTCTTAATCAGGCTATTGAGGTATCTGATCTTTTTGTTGAGCAGGGTGATATAGTTTCCATAAAGGGCCGCCAGACAAAACATACCAAAATTTTTAAAGCTCATGCAGATATTAATAAACATGATTATCCTATTGTTGTTTTGATAAATGGAGGAAGTGCCAGTGCATCAGAGATTGTGGCAGGGGCATTACAGGATCATAAACGGGCATTAATACTTGGAACAACATCTTTTGGAAAAGGTTCTGTTCAGACCGTGGAAACCCTTAAAGACGGCTATGGACTCAGATTTACCATTGCCAGGTATTACACTCCCAGCGGAAGATCTATCCAGGCCCAGGGAATTGTCCCTGACATAGAGGTTAAATATGAATTAATGACTGATGAAAAAGATAAGGAAGACCGGATATTAAAAGAAAAAGATCTTAAAAATCATCTTGATGCAGAACCTTTTAGTGATAAAAAGAAATTAAATGAAGCAGGTAAAGATAAAAAAGATACTCAGGATTTAAATCAAACCACAACTGAAACCCGCTATGGTCCCCTTGATCCTGAATCACTTCATTCTGACAGCCAGGTAATGCGCGCTCTTGATATATTAAAAAGTTATCATATCTTTTCGGAAATCCGCGGTTGA
- a CDS encoding divergent polysaccharide deacetylase family protein yields MITPEHNNKKINSPYSSAAIAAGLLFTVLLFTVHCPGKSSTAPDLFHKDPNGEYNQAYEIPVYEVYPYGEDDIIKDIPVSERKPASGFSLPKAAIIIDDIGYDPLIVKLFLELDIDITFSIFPFCPFRESIIKEIQTKGMEIMLHLPMEPVEYPDVDPGKFALLASMSPKQLIETLEYNLEQIKNIKGVNNHMGSRITAMPTQMYLILSRVKQKNLFFIDSVTSSDSVCKSSARILQLPFAARDIFLDHIQKPEIIRRQIRRLTQIAEAYGEALGIGHPHKITYEILKQELPLLKKKVQIVPASRIIHTIG; encoded by the coding sequence TTGATAACGCCTGAGCATAATAACAAAAAAATCAATTCCCCTTATAGTTCGGCAGCAATTGCTGCCGGACTATTGTTTACAGTTTTGCTTTTTACTGTTCATTGTCCTGGAAAGTCCTCAACTGCCCCTGATTTGTTCCATAAAGACCCAAATGGTGAATATAATCAAGCTTATGAAATACCTGTTTATGAAGTCTATCCATATGGGGAAGATGATATAATCAAGGATATTCCTGTATCTGAAAGAAAACCTGCCTCAGGATTCTCTCTGCCAAAGGCTGCTATTATCATTGATGATATTGGATATGATCCTCTGATTGTTAAACTTTTTCTTGAACTTGATATAGATATAACCTTTTCCATTTTTCCATTTTGTCCTTTTCGGGAATCAATAATAAAAGAAATCCAGACAAAAGGCATGGAGATAATGCTGCACCTGCCAATGGAACCCGTAGAATATCCTGATGTTGATCCTGGAAAATTTGCCCTGCTTGCATCCATGTCTCCAAAACAGCTTATTGAAACCCTTGAATATAATTTAGAGCAGATAAAAAATATAAAAGGTGTGAATAATCACATGGGTTCAAGAATAACAGCAATGCCGACCCAGATGTATTTAATTTTATCCAGAGTAAAGCAAAAAAATCTTTTTTTTATTGACAGTGTTACAAGTTCTGACAGTGTCTGCAAATCATCAGCTCGTATTTTGCAGCTCCCTTTTGCTGCCAGGGATATATTTTTGGATCATATTCAAAAACCTGAGATTATAAGACGGCAGATAAGGCGTTTGACTCAGATTGCTGAAGCATACGGCGAGGCTTTAGGAATCGGCCATCCCCATAAAATTACATATGAAATACTTAAACAGGAGCTTCCCCTGCTTAAAAAAAAGGTTCAAATTGTTCCTGCATCCAGGATTATTCATACAATCGGATAA
- the dksA gene encoding RNA polymerase-binding protein DksA, with the protein MKRKDLEFFKNFLNDRLEELLGHADDTVSGMTSQKENFPDPTDRASMEADRNFLLRIRDRENKLIKKIKKALDRIENETFGICETCGEDISIERLKARPVTTQCIDCKTKEEAMEKALGL; encoded by the coding sequence ATGAAACGTAAAGACCTTGAATTTTTTAAAAATTTTTTAAATGACCGGCTTGAAGAACTGCTGGGTCATGCAGATGATACTGTATCAGGCATGACTTCACAGAAAGAAAATTTTCCAGATCCTACTGATCGTGCATCAATGGAGGCTGACAGGAATTTTCTTCTCCGAATACGAGACAGGGAAAATAAATTGATTAAAAAAATTAAAAAAGCTCTTGACCGGATAGAAAATGAAACCTTTGGTATCTGTGAAACCTGCGGTGAAGATATTTCCATTGAACGATTAAAGGCAAGGCCTGTAACGACCCAGTGCATTGACTGCAAAACCAAAGAAGAGGCTATGGAGAAAGCTCTTGGGCTGTAA
- a CDS encoding PHP domain-containing protein, whose protein sequence is MGCKDNLRIDLHIHSTASDGTFSPLEILSLAEKLKLGAISITDHDTVAGCRQVHENGIPGSICFLNGIEISAASPSFFPCSGSFHILGYGIKLDDPDLNQALISLQEARTERNPQIIEILNNMGFDISCLEVLEYAKESQIGRPHIAGLMKQKGYVESINEAFDKYLGTDKPAYVDKYRISCEKAIQIITNAGGIPVIAHPGLLKPLSNLSFEHAVSRLKSMGIQGIEVYYPAHSKEQTNFFSQTADQFGLLKTGGTDFHGAVSPGISMGTGKGNFFVSYSIFEKLIERL, encoded by the coding sequence TTGGGCTGTAAGGATAATTTAAGGATTGACCTTCATATTCATTCCACAGCTTCTGACGGTACATTTTCTCCCTTAGAAATTCTATCCCTGGCAGAGAAATTAAAACTGGGTGCAATCTCCATTACAGACCATGATACTGTTGCCGGCTGCAGGCAGGTTCATGAAAATGGAATTCCTGGTTCAATCTGTTTTCTAAACGGTATTGAGATAAGTGCAGCATCACCCTCTTTTTTTCCATGTTCTGGAAGTTTTCATATATTGGGATATGGTATTAAACTTGATGATCCAGATTTAAATCAGGCACTAATATCACTTCAAGAAGCAAGAACAGAAAGAAATCCTCAAATAATTGAGATTTTAAATAATATGGGGTTTGATATATCCTGTTTAGAGGTTCTTGAATATGCAAAAGAAAGCCAGATAGGAAGACCCCATATTGCAGGGCTTATGAAACAAAAAGGATATGTTGAATCCATTAACGAAGCATTTGACAAATACCTGGGTACTGATAAACCTGCTTATGTTGATAAATACAGGATAAGCTGTGAAAAAGCCATCCAGATTATTACAAATGCCGGAGGTATCCCTGTTATAGCACATCCAGGATTGTTAAAACCTCTTTCTAATCTGTCTTTTGAACATGCAGTCTCCAGGTTAAAATCAATGGGAATTCAGGGAATAGAGGTTTATTATCCTGCTCATTCAAAAGAACAGACAAATTTTTTTTCACAAACAGCAGACCAATTCGGCCTTCTTAAAACAGGAGGCACAGATTTTCACGGAGCTGTCAGTCCTGGTATAAGTATGGGAACTGGAAAAGGAAATTTTTTTGTTTCTTACTCTATTTTTGAAAAACTAATAGAACGGTTATAA
- the rnc gene encoding ribonuclease III: MQLSKLEKKLSYIFKDKTLIQEACRHSSFVNEHPDKLVRDNERLEFLGDAVLNLVIGHLLMKQYPDIPEGDLSRMRANLVNEIQLAKIARFLGIGKYLELGKGEEQTKGREKNSILADAFEAVIAAIYLDTGFNSAFDFIDSQFSKLIPKMSVPALNYDYKSKLQEVIQVNHKVMPGYKIENESGPDHDKTFVVSINFDNIKVTGTGKSKKTAEQDAAKKALESLNII, translated from the coding sequence ATGCAGCTTTCAAAACTGGAAAAAAAACTTTCATATATTTTTAAAGATAAGACACTTATACAGGAAGCCTGCCGCCACAGTTCTTTTGTGAACGAACATCCTGACAAGCTTGTCAGGGATAATGAGCGCCTTGAATTTTTAGGAGATGCTGTTTTAAATCTTGTTATAGGTCATCTTCTTATGAAACAATATCCTGATATCCCTGAAGGAGACCTGTCAAGAATGCGCGCCAACCTGGTAAATGAGATCCAGCTCGCAAAAATTGCAAGATTTCTTGGTATTGGAAAATATCTGGAATTGGGCAAAGGAGAGGAACAGACAAAAGGGCGTGAAAAAAATTCAATTTTAGCTGATGCTTTTGAAGCTGTAATAGCTGCAATATACCTTGACACAGGTTTTAATTCAGCATTTGATTTTATTGACAGTCAGTTTTCAAAATTAATCCCCAAAATGTCAGTTCCTGCATTAAACTATGATTATAAAAGCAAGCTTCAGGAGGTTATCCAGGTAAATCATAAGGTAATGCCTGGTTATAAGATTGAAAATGAAAGCGGGCCTGACCATGATAAAACCTTTGTTGTAAGTATAAATTTTGACAATATAAAGGTTACAGGAACAGGGAAAAGCAAAAAAACAGCAGAACAGGATGCTGCGAAAAAGGCTCTTGAATCATTGAATATTATATAA
- a CDS encoding elongator complex protein 3 produces MCVHKKNLIIPVFIPHAGCPHKCAFCNQKTITHVNSKLPSQKQLQSRIQEFLKYKSPKHNKVQISFYGGNFLGLQHDDIQYLLTQASSFIDSGDVDSLRFSTRPDTITPENLNVLNDFKVSAIELGVQSMDNRVLELSKRGHTALDTKKAVHLLKERGYETGLQMMTGLPGDTPEKAMNTGHKLVELLPDFVRIYPAVVLENSLLAKLYRDGKYCPMPVDECVTLVKKLYLLFTQNNIPVIRMGLQSSLELDSGTAVLAGPYHPAFGHMVYSEIFLDKVIAKLKLLPGLEKTVSIAVHPANVSRLQGLKNRNIEILKKMFHIEAVKIIQNSAVSKADVII; encoded by the coding sequence ATGTGTGTTCATAAAAAAAACTTAATAATCCCAGTATTTATACCCCATGCAGGATGTCCTCATAAATGTGCATTTTGCAACCAGAAAACCATTACCCATGTAAATTCCAAGCTTCCATCCCAAAAACAGCTTCAGTCCCGGATACAGGAATTTCTCAAATATAAAAGCCCAAAGCACAATAAAGTCCAGATTTCATTTTACGGCGGGAATTTTCTGGGACTTCAACATGACGATATTCAATATCTGCTCACACAAGCCAGCTCTTTTATAGATTCAGGTGATGTTGATTCCCTTCGGTTTTCCACACGTCCTGATACAATAACCCCTGAAAATCTTAATGTTTTAAATGATTTTAAAGTATCAGCCATTGAACTCGGGGTTCAGTCAATGGATAACCGGGTACTGGAATTGTCAAAACGGGGGCATACAGCTTTAGATACCAAAAAGGCTGTGCATCTTCTCAAAGAACGGGGTTATGAAACAGGGCTGCAAATGATGACAGGACTTCCTGGAGATACCCCTGAAAAAGCTATGAATACAGGTCATAAGCTTGTTGAACTCCTGCCTGATTTTGTCAGGATTTATCCTGCAGTTGTCCTGGAAAACAGCCTGCTTGCAAAATTATACAGGGATGGAAAATATTGCCCCATGCCTGTTGATGAATGTGTTACACTGGTAAAAAAATTATACCTGCTTTTTACACAAAACAATATCCCTGTTATACGCATGGGACTTCAATCCTCATTAGAATTAGACAGCGGAACCGCCGTTCTTGCAGGCCCATATCACCCGGCCTTTGGACATATGGTATATTCGGAAATCTTTCTTGACAAGGTTATTGCAAAATTGAAATTATTGCCTGGTTTAGAAAAAACTGTTTCCATTGCTGTTCATCCTGCCAATGTTTCCAGGTTACAGGGCTTGAAAAACAGGAATATTGAAATATTAAAAAAAATGTTTCATATTGAGGCTGTTAAAATTATCCAGAATTCAGCAGTTTCAAAAGCTGATGTAATTATATGA
- a CDS encoding Rpn family recombination-promoting nuclease/putative transposase — translation MDNPHDKLFKETMSRKENAVSFFREYLSEDIVSNADWRTLSISKDSFIDEELKERFSDIVYTVRVRGKQMFIYILLEHQSYVDPWMAFRVLRYMIKIWELFIKQNPDAKKLPGILPVVFYHGKDKWKTNKYFKNLIKNQNLMESYIPDFEYVLKDFSIYTDEEIKGSVMLRLFLAVIKNADLPGFVNEFKKLVPLFVELSKKKTGMEYIEAILRYIFNVSEVLKPKDVEDVLIKALEENKRGAIMTIAEQLRKEGEIKGEIKGEIKGKIKTYQELLTTGLLPRELAEKKIAELIEELKNLNVQFQTD, via the coding sequence ATGGATAATCCCCATGACAAACTATTTAAAGAAACCATGAGCCGGAAAGAAAATGCTGTCTCATTTTTCAGGGAATACCTGTCTGAAGATATAGTATCTAATGCAGACTGGAGAACACTTTCCATATCCAAAGATTCCTTTATTGATGAAGAACTTAAGGAACGATTTTCAGACATAGTTTACACTGTCAGGGTAAGAGGTAAGCAGATGTTTATCTACATCCTGCTTGAACATCAGTCATATGTTGATCCGTGGATGGCTTTCAGGGTTTTGCGTTATATGATAAAAATATGGGAATTATTCATAAAGCAGAATCCTGATGCAAAAAAGCTACCAGGCATTTTGCCTGTTGTGTTTTACCACGGTAAAGATAAATGGAAGACAAACAAATATTTCAAGAACCTGATTAAAAACCAGAACTTGATGGAGAGTTATATCCCTGATTTTGAATATGTTCTTAAAGATTTTTCAATTTATACTGATGAAGAAATCAAAGGCTCTGTTATGCTCAGGCTTTTTCTGGCAGTTATAAAAAATGCTGATTTACCAGGATTTGTAAATGAATTTAAGAAATTAGTCCCTTTGTTTGTTGAGTTGTCAAAGAAAAAAACAGGAATGGAGTATATTGAAGCAATACTCAGGTATATCTTCAATGTTTCAGAGGTATTAAAACCAAAAGATGTTGAAGATGTGCTTATCAAAGCTTTAGAAGAAAACAAGAGAGGTGCTATAATGACTATTGCTGAACAATTAAGGAAAGAAGGGGAGATTAAAGGCGAAATTAAGGGTGAAATTAAAGGAAAAATTAAAACTTATCAGGAGCTTTTAACCACCGGCCTTTTACCCAGAGAGCTTGCAGAGAAAAAGATTGCCGAACTTATAGAAGAATTAAAAAATTTGAATGTTCAATTTCAAACTGATTAA
- a CDS encoding AAA-like domain-containing protein — MEKEFNDTGVCVPSRHYMVNTSDKIKSIIQLIEKGKYFTISRPRQFGKTTTLFLIMKKLFKTDEYLPVRISFEGLTTENYANEKKFLAGFCNLLKRFFRSQKLHELLDYTEKQGNMENFDQLNSFITNLCSISTRHIVLMIDEVDKSSNNQLFLDFLALLRTKFLDSMEGQDTSFHSIIMAGVHDIKTLKAKIRPDDERKYNSPWNIASDFNVDLSFSSHEIETMLNDYSHEKNINPDIRAIAQKLYYYTSGYPWLVSKLCKLIDENIITQRKNKNWLAADVEAGFRMIADKAYSATLFDSLIKNLENNNDLYELVFQIIINGRSLDFSIDDPVINLGHLYGILVNSERGRCQIHNRIFEQRIYAYMMSKVQRTKSGNVNEYGSPEFYNVSGLDIRLVLQRFQTFMKEHYSQKDAKFLEREGRLLFLSYLRPIINGRGFDFKEPNVSDERRMDIVITYENQRYVIELKIWHGPKYHQKGLKQLSAYLDTYQLKEGYLLIYDFNKNKDYKQEQIIFEDKEIFAVWV, encoded by the coding sequence ATGGAAAAAGAATTTAACGATACCGGGGTATGTGTTCCAAGCAGACATTACATGGTAAATACTTCTGATAAAATCAAAAGTATTATCCAGCTTATTGAAAAAGGAAAATATTTCACCATCAGCCGGCCCCGGCAGTTTGGCAAGACCACCACCCTTTTTTTAATCATGAAAAAGTTGTTTAAAACAGATGAATACCTGCCTGTAAGAATCAGTTTCGAAGGTTTGACAACAGAAAATTATGCTAATGAAAAAAAGTTTTTAGCTGGATTCTGTAATTTATTAAAACGGTTCTTCCGCTCACAAAAATTGCATGAACTGCTGGATTATACGGAAAAGCAGGGCAATATGGAAAACTTTGATCAATTAAACAGTTTTATCACAAATTTATGCTCAATAAGCACCAGGCACATTGTTTTAATGATAGATGAAGTTGATAAAAGCAGTAATAATCAGTTGTTCCTGGACTTTCTCGCCCTGCTGAGAACAAAATTTTTAGACAGCATGGAAGGTCAGGATACAAGCTTTCACTCGATTATTATGGCTGGTGTCCATGATATAAAAACCCTTAAAGCTAAAATCCGGCCTGATGATGAAAGAAAATACAACAGCCCCTGGAATATTGCTTCTGATTTCAATGTGGATTTAAGCTTTAGTTCTCATGAAATTGAAACCATGCTCAATGATTACAGCCATGAAAAAAATATAAACCCGGATATCCGGGCAATTGCTCAAAAGCTTTACTATTACACTTCCGGCTATCCCTGGCTGGTCAGTAAGCTCTGCAAATTAATTGATGAAAATATTATAACCCAAAGGAAGAATAAAAACTGGCTGGCAGCTGATGTGGAAGCTGGTTTCAGGATGATTGCAGACAAAGCCTATTCTGCAACATTGTTTGACAGCCTGATAAAAAACCTTGAAAATAACAATGATCTGTACGAACTTGTTTTCCAGATTATCATCAACGGCAGAAGCCTTGATTTCAGTATTGATGATCCTGTAATTAATCTGGGACATCTCTATGGTATCCTTGTCAATTCTGAAAGAGGAAGATGTCAGATTCACAACCGGATTTTTGAACAGAGAATTTATGCCTATATGATGTCCAAGGTACAACGAACAAAATCCGGAAATGTCAACGAATATGGAAGCCCTGAATTTTACAATGTTTCAGGACTGGACATCAGGCTGGTTTTACAGCGGTTCCAGACATTCATGAAGGAACATTACTCACAAAAAGATGCGAAATTTCTCGAACGAGAAGGCCGCCTGCTTTTTCTCTCATATCTCAGACCCATTATAAACGGCAGGGGATTTGATTTTAAGGAACCAAATGTATCTGATGAACGGCGTATGGATATCGTAATAACATACGAGAATCAGCGCTATGTTATTGAATTGAAAATCTGGCACGGCCCAAAATATCATCAAAAAGGGCTGAAACAACTAAGTGCCTACCTCGACACATACCAGCTTAAAGAAGGTTATCTGCTCATTTATGATTTCAATAAAAATAAAGACTACAAACAGGAGCAGATCATATTTGAGGATAAAGAGATATTTGCAGTGTGGGTTTGA